From Glycine max cultivar Williams 82 chromosome 11, Glycine_max_v4.0, whole genome shotgun sequence, the proteins below share one genomic window:
- the LOC100808606 gene encoding pentatricopeptide repeat-containing protein At1g77360, mitochondrial, with amino-acid sequence MEESPRGRRKRAHPSSPSPPSPISKKPQTFPSFQDIPNLPSNIKSLCHLIATTSAATVEHSLQSAAISVIPHDVEEVLKLSYGFPGQSVKFFRWSGRHLNDNHTPYSWNLVVDILGRNRFFDPMWDAVKSMNKEGLLSLATFASVFSSYVAADRIREAIMAFEIMDNYGCVAKKFVRPDTDTYAILMEGWEGEKSMVSAKETFAEMVIEIGWDPANVPAYDSFLCTLVRGHDGLLEAIKFVDSMRDRRCYPGVRFLKAALDECVKCHDVRTAEFFWEVLVVGKVLQPTSEMYNLMIGLCCYRGDTDAARRMLHEMVYQGAFPDVVTYNLLFKFLLKGRKLREASSVFAEMVQNECVPEQDNCDLAVKAYVDCGEPVMAIKVWKCLVENYKKGLEQTANFLVVGLCNLNRPQVAVKYAEDMIGRGISLSSSTLSKLRQSLVKERREYVYEDLLRKWKSH; translated from the exons ATGGAAGAAAGCCCTCGTGGTCGCAGAAAGCGAGCACacccttcttctccttctcctccttcgCCAATCTCCAAGAAGCCCCAAACCTTCCCTTCGTTCCAAGACATCCCCAATCTCCCTTCTAACATCAAATCCCTCTGCCACCTCATCGCCACCACCTCCGCCGCCACCGTCGAGCACTCCCTCCAATCCGCCGCCATCTCCGTCATCCCTCACGACGTCGAAGAAGTCCTCAAACTCTCCTACGGCTTCCCGGGCCAATCCGTCAAATTCTTCCGCTGGAGCGGCCGCCACCTCAACGACAACCACACGCCCTATTCCTGGAACCTCGTTGTCGATATCCTCGGCAGAAACCGCTTCTTCGACCCCATGTGGGACGCCGTTAAGTCAATGAACAAAGAAGGGTTACTCTCGCTCGCCACATTCGCCTCCGTCTTCAGCAGCTATGTTGCCGCTGACAGAATCCGTGAAGCAATTATGGCGTTTGAGATTATGGACAATTACGGTTGT GTTGCTAAGAAATTCGTCCGACCGGATACGGATACTTACGCGATTTTAATGGAGGGGTGGGAAGGGGAGAAGAGTATGGTTAGTGCTAAGGAGACATTTGCTGAGATGGTGATTGAGATTGGATGGGATCCTGCGAATGTGCCGGCTTATGATTCGTTCTTGTGTACACTTGTTAGAGGGCATGATGGATTGCTTGAGGCTATTAAGTTTGTTGATTCCATGAGGGATAGGAGGTGTTACCCCGGTGTGAGGTTTCTGAAGGCTGCATTGGATGAGTGTGTTAAGTGCCATGATGTTAGGACAGCTGAGTTTTTCTGGGAGGTGTTGGTGGTTGGGAAGGTGTTGCAGCCCACCTCTGAGATGTACAATTTGATGATCGGTTTGTGTTGCTATCGCGGTGACACCGATGCTGCAAGGAGGATGCTCCATGAGATGGTTTACCAAGGGGCTTTTCCTGATGTGGTGACTTATAACTTGTTGTTTAAGTTCTTGCTCAAGGGGAGGAAACTGAGGGAGGCTTCGTCGGTGTTTGCGGAGATGGTGCAGAATGAGTGTGTGCCGGAGCAGGATAACTGTGATTTGGCAGTTAAGGCGTATGTGGATTGCGGGGAGCCTGTTATGGCGATCAAGGTTTGGAAGTGTTTGGTGGAGAATTATAAGAAGGGTTTGGAGCAGACCGCGAATTTTCTGGTTGTGGGGCTTTGCAATTTGAACAGGCCACAGGTGGCGGTTAAGTATGCCGAGGATATGATTGGCAGGGGAATCAGTTTGTCCTCTTCCACATTGTCGAAGCTGAGACAAAGCCTTGTCAAGGAGAGAAGAGAATATGTGTATGAGGATCTTTTGAGAAAGTGGAAATCTCACTAG
- the LOC102662749 gene encoding double-stranded RNA-binding protein 1, whose protein sequence is MLTRGANMIQNLGQQYGMKYTSPNTFSHLRAAEADVARMALENLHVKFKTEERPVTHENTTLSKSILHEYAAKLKVEKPAYNTVQLEGLLPLFVSSMTFQGTTYVGDAARSKKEAEQLAARNAITSILDGATSGLLYETIKSKYSTFGAVRSTKSECINASSAVVEHVPSLVAVPVAANGNETKVALIVPSFNQECQMREHVSSVQAITITEVPNLNLLPGPEQSTAGVSCELSIGIGSGALSIGDGSRELSVGDGSGSKKRKRNKSKANKKLGLE, encoded by the exons ATGTTAACGAGGGGCGCCAACATGATCCAAAATTTAGGTCAACAGTATGGAATGAAATACACTTCCCCCAATACTTTCTCTCACCTAAGAGCGGCTGAGGCGGATGTggctagaatggctctagagaacctacatgtaaaatttaaaacagaagAACGCCCTGTTACTCATGAG AACACTACTTTGTCAAAATCTATCTTACATGAATATGCTGCCAAGCTGAAGGTGGAAAAGCCTGCATACAACACTGTTCAGCTAGAAGGGCTGCTTCCTCTTTTCGTATCATCTATGACCTTCCAGGGTACAACATACGTTGGTGATGCAGCTAGAAGCAAAAAAGAGGCTGAACAGTTAGCAGCACGTAACGCTATTACGTCAATTCTAG ATGGTGCTACCTCAGGGCTACTATATGAGACAATAAAGTCGAAATATAGTACTTTTGGTGCAGTCAGATCTACCAAATCGGAATGCATTAATGCTAGTTCAGCAGTCGTTGAACATGTACCATCCCTGGTTGCAGTTCCTGTGGCTGCTAATGGGAATGAGACAAAAGTTGCACTTATTGTGCCTTCCTTCAATCAGGAATGTCAGATGCGGGAACATGTATCATCCGTTCAAGCCATCACCATTACTGAAGTTCCAAATCTGAATCTCCTTCCAGGCCCAGAACAGTCTACTGCTGGTGTTTCATGTGAACTGTCCATTGGCATTGGTTCTGGTGCATTGTCAATTGGTGATGGGTCACGTGAACTGTCTGTTGGTGATGGTTCAGGTTCAAAAAAGCGGAAAAGGAACAAGTCAAAGGCTAATAAGAAGTTGGGATTGGAATA
- the LOC100777047 gene encoding putative transcription factor bHLH086, with product MALAKDQRIPRDSSMSSKVQNCVFSETSVEVTSMTVHRVNEYHKSVLEDQEDGSPTTNGLSNDSAITHSPPLCGSVKGYAYKGTNYQLEEAEPLINFKGYSNLMQGGGSLLSFQQNKMVPNNCYMKENGQKEVCVWENNLHQGRDHWNQTSPRNTRDMRLVENANCFQTSSGYISIVNNAKEKQHGQSSSGLLYPAPTIPNASSLHKLGAQESVLQKRPFMGESMKAAKKQCSIESKTTKHNSSPSKDPQSVAAKNRRERISERLKILQELVPNGSKVDLVTMLEKAISYVKFLQLQVKVLATDEFWPVQGGKPPDISQVKEVIDTILSSQKERSSSSK from the exons ATGGCACTGGCCAAAGACCAAAGAATTCCACGTGATTCAAGCATGAGCAGCAAGGTTCAAAACTGTGTTTTCAGTGAGACTAGCGTGGAGGTTACCTCCATGACTGTTCATAGGGTCAATGAGTACCACAAATCTGTGTTAGAAGATCAGGAAGATGGCTCACCAACTACTAATGGTCTCAGCAATGATTCAGCTATAACACATTCTCCTCCTCTATGTGGCAGTGTCAAAGGCTATGCTTATAAGGGCACAAACTATCAGCTTGAAGAAGCAGAACCTCTGATTAATTTCAAAGGGTATAGCAATCTCATGCAAGGTGGTGGATCTTTGCTTAGCTTTCAGCAGAACAAGATGGTCCCTAACAACTGTTACATGAAAGAAAATGGTCAGAAAGAGGTTTGTGTTTGGGAGAATAATTTGCATCAAGGCCGTGACCATTGGAATCAAACTAGTCCAAGAAACACTAGAGACATGCGCCTGGTAGAGAATGCCAATTGCTTTCAAACTTCTAGTGGCTATATCTCCATAGTTAATAATGCCAAAGAGAAACAACATGGCCAAAGTTCATCAGGGTTGCTCTACCCAGCACCAACTATTCCTAATGCTAGTAGCCTCCACAAGTTAGGAGCACAAGAATCAGTTTTGCAAAAGCGCCCTTTTATG GGGGAGAGCATGAAAGCTGCCAAGAAGCAATGCTCAATTGAGAGCAAAACGACCAAACATAATTCAAGCCCATCCAAGGATCCTCAAAGTGTGGCTGCCAAG AATCGAAGAGAGAGGATAAGTGAGCGGTTGAAGATACTACAAGAACTGGTGCCTAATGGCTCCAAG GTTGATTTGGTTACTATGCTGGAGAAAGCAATTAGTTATGTGAAGTTTCTTCAACTGCAAGTGAAG GTTTTGGCAACCGATGAATTTTGGCCTGTCCAAGGTGGAAAACCTCCTGATATTTCTCAAGTAAAAGAAGTCATCGATACCATTCTTTCATCACAAAAAGAGAGAAGTTCAAGCTCAAAGTAG